ttttttattaaaatgGAAAATGGTATGCTGTATGTGATACAAGGGAAATAGATGTTGTAGTTGCAGTTGGGAGGGAAGTACGGCTCTTGGTTCATGTACTGTTTTTGAATATAATTCATATTGATGCTGTACATTTATATCACAGATATTGTTGATTCATAATGGTCGTATCACAtcttttttttgggggggggggggactaATTGATGTTATACAAGTTTTCCCTAAAAATATAGGGccttaataaatatttttgcaTTACTGTATATTATGTTTGGCTTTTAAACTTAGATTGCCTTTGTGAACATCATATGAACTGAAGGTGgacaattatatatattataaactCTAGCCATCACGAGATCTAGGGAAGGTTCGAATCCATTGTGAGTCTATTGTAGATACTAGATAGTCTTCCTTTACTGGAATAATGTTCATAATACATGTTTGAGGGGCAATCTTTGGATGCTATAACCCTTAAACTTGATATATCCAGTTCAATTAAGTTTATGTAAAATAAGCAATATTGATGTATGATTATTGTATGCAGAATTCACTAAGATTTGTAGACAATATATGATAACTTCATCATGTTTGAATAATTTTTCTTATCAAAAGATGGAGATATTGTCTCAGATAATATGTACTTGATGGCTCAGATAATTTTTGGGAATAGATGGAGACATCTTATTGGAGAAAGAGACTTTTGGGAACATGTAGGTGGAATTGATGTGTCATTGGCCCCTTCTAGTTTTGGACAGGCAAATACACGGGTAAGACTCTTATTCAGTTAATCTTCATAATTTTTATTGCAGTTGGGAAATACATTTAATCAATCTTTTCAAGTAATTACTATCTAAGCATGGTACAAGACAGAATACACACACACTGCAAATAAATAAATCTTGAGACGGACAAACATACATATTACATACATGTATATAGTGTTGCTACGTCGAGATGTATATGAAAATTTGTGTAAAATATCCTTAGTATGTGTTGTAACATATTTAGGGGTCTTACTATTCCGACTTATATTGTTTGGAAGGGCATCATATCAAGGTCTTAGAGTGTCAAGTTGATGAGTCCATGAGTTTGTCTGGCATTCATTGGACACAATAGGCTCTATTTTTAACTGCTTGTGCTTCGTAAGCATTGAACCAAAAGAAATCACATTAATGGGTAGGAGGAGTGAGATGCATGAAAACATGCAGTCTCATAACACTGAGGACTTCTGTGCCATTAGCCATGAAAGGACTGATATCTATCCTCTCTTCCGTCCTCTTTCTTACAGGCTTTTGATGCCCTGCTGCGAAAGTTACAGAAATATGTTCCACATGAATCATCTGTTGCTGATTTGTATGCTGGAGCTGGGGTTATTGGGTTATCATTAGCTGCCACAAGAAAGTGCAGGCATGACCTGGATGGCTCTAAACCTTGAAAACGTTATATTCTAAATTTCTACTACATTGATGATTTGAAGGATTTATGTTTCTAGTTGTCTTACAGATCCATCAAATGCATCGAGATTAATAAAGAGTCGAaggcatcttttgaaaagactATTGCACGTTTGCCCTCCACAGTCAACAGCAGCATCAGTTGGCATCATGCTGATGCTTCGAAAGTTAGTGTTTAATATCTGAAGCCTCATCATATATTTCATGCTTTCATTtctgaaattttattttctaatttatatAACCATAAGGCTTAATTTCAATTTTGGTCCCACTAATTCTGGTCCCCCTAGTTTATTTTCTCAATTTTGGTCCCCCTAATTTTCTTTTAGCTATTTTGGTCCCTAAGTTTAGTGATTCCATGATTTTTGTGTCCTATTTTTTAAACAGGGCAAATGTTAGTAACTATTATGCATTACAATCTAtttatcttcttcttttaattCTCAATTTATTTCGTGCATTAGAAAGTAATATTTTCAATAAGTTCTTAATTGTTAACAAAAAGTAAATTAAACTGATATATAGttgttttattattattattattattattttattaggaAAAACACTTTAATTACAGCTCCACCTAGTGAGATATAGGAGTAGAAGAAAGCAAAATGTGAGATATGATAGGAAAAGAAGagtgagaaaggaaaagaaagtgagtgaaaatgagatggaaaagaaaccgaGTGTGAATGTATCAAAACTCATATTATGATACGTGATCAATGTTTTGcatgaaatttttttatcagATTCTAATTAGTTGGATTTTCTATTGTCTTTTGAAATATGTTTTAGTCTGATATTATGTCAtataagtttttaatatatttttagtctatctaaaattttaaatcatATGAATAATTATTCATATAAAACGCATATACTTGAAAGTTATGCATAATAAAATGGGTTGAACACTTGAACATGTATTATTAACATAAAGCTAATTTAGTTAGTTATACTTTTGCAACTTATTTATACTTATTTCaacaataaattatattttttcatcAACAAATTATATTTCAATTAATTTGATAATACTTGATTAAAAAGTTTTCACCCTATAATATAATCTAAAATATATATTCATGCTAAACATTGATCTCGTATAGTAGtagtagtaataataataacaataataataataataataataataataataataatggcaACAGCATTAATTTATAACGAGTGAAGTAAATTGAGATTTAAAAGAGATAAatataattacaaataaaatgcATTGAATTCATAATACTAATGCATTGCCACAGTTAAAAAATAGGGGACCAAAACTGTAAAATCACTAAATTTAGGGAACCaaaattaagaaaagaaaagtaggGGATAACATAATTATTGAATTTGGGGGACCAAATTGAGAAAATAAAGCAGGGGATCAAAATTACAGAATCACTAAACTAAGGGACCAAAATGGCAGCTAACCCTAACTTCGCTGCAACTTTTATGCATATATCTTTCATCATTGCGTTTGAAGATTTTATTTGGGAAGGATACATTTGGGTTGAAGTCCCTAACTTCttatcaatatatttttttacgttcaagagaaaaataaattctGTTTCTTAGCTTTTATCCTTGTCAAGTTGTCATGTTTTCTTTGGAGCTCATTGTATGAATCATTTGCATGTAACAGGAGCCTCTTTTGTGGCTTGTGGGCTCAGATGTTGTTGTCATTGATCCTCCTAGAAAAGGACTAGATGTATCCCTTATTGATGCATTGAAGGATATATCATCAATCGAGCGTAAAGTCCTATCATCACCGGAACGGTTGTTTATTTGTGAACTTCTCAATATTTCAATTTGAAAATATGTCCCCAAGTCAGTGTCTGATTTAGTGCACGTTACCTGCAGCTCAAACTCAGTCCAGGAAGAGAAAAGACCATGGGTTTTACGTGCTAAAGAAGCTTCAGTCCATATTGGTAGCAAACCAGCTTTGGTTAATGACCCTCAATCAGTACCAAAAACCCTTATTTATATAAGTTGTGGATGGGAAAGTTTTAAAGAGGTATTTCCATGATCAATCTTTGATGGGTGTATCTTGATTTTATCAAACTTGAATACTCCTCATTCTAAAAGTTGCTGCCTGACAGGATTGCAAGTCATTGTTGTCTAGTAAGGCATGGCATTTGGAGAAAGCTCATGGTTTTAACTTCTTTCCCGGTACCCAAAGGTTTTTTTTTCCCTATAATTTCTTataatttatctatttttaGTATTTATTATTCCTTTCAGTTTCTTTTatatttgcaaaaaaaaaagaacttggagttaataaattgtttttttgtctttctctgAAGTCTGAACTACATTGAAATTGCATTTCAGCTTTGTACACCTCAACCTTTATATGGTTATTTGATAGGATACCTGGGCCTTGATTCGAATGAGGACATAATTTTAGGAGCATCTAGTGGAAGGCCTAGTATATGGAAAGTTTACACTAGGAGAAGGAGTGTGGGGTCAGGAGAGGGGAATGAGAGTTAGTTAGTGACGTGTCTCATGATTCCCTTGCTTCCAGGGATTCGCGCATTTGGGGGAGAGAGACTAGAGGGTTAGAGGCATTCATGCTTTTGGGTAGGATTCCTAGACTCTGGAAAACTACCTTTTTGTAGAGTTCTTGAGCTCATCGATTTCCCTAAATTACATAATATACAGTTCTGAGTTATCAGGTTCTATCATTATTATCCACTTCAAAAATAACTGTTagaatataaaaccattcatgtggcccttacccaacagcttaagcttttgggataagtggttgctTGACAATAACTAATAGTTTTCAATGTTTCTGTATACTTATTGGTTACTTAGAAGACCATGTATGTACACTGTACTGTGTCATCATGCTCATTAGTCATTACTAATCCTTGGTCCCTGATAATATACAATTTTTGGGAACTAGtatctctattttttttaagtttacaTTTAAGAAAATAGTACATTTTAAGTTGCTCACTAGGGTGTTTTTATGGAATAAAAATATGccttttttgtatttttttaaatactaaaaacaaaataaaatttaccGAGGGACTAATTCCATGAAAAGGGATTCTTTCAAGGATATAATATATGTAaacctttattttatttatgcAAAGTCACAGACTTATGTACAATTCATGGAGCCTTTTACTTCTAAGTGTAGGTGTGCGGAAAAGAAGAGGGGGGGGGGTGGTGGTCGGGGGCAAGCATGTTCAGATAGAGTTAGACCTTGGAAACTTGACCACTAAACCAGGAACCCAAATAATGGGAACAGTGGAACACCCAAGGAAACTTAAATGGCATTTTGAGATGAGAGATTTATATTTGAACTTTCTTGTTCTCAACCTGTCATATTTTCATCATGTTTAATCTGTGAAACATTTTATGGACTACTCAGAGAGGCATGCTTGTGCAACCTAAATTTACCATCCAAGATTTTGCTCATCCTCTCACACTTCTAAGCTTTCCATGCTATAGTTCGATCCTTGTCCATCATTGAAAAGTTTGTTGAAGTAATTCTTCCATCTCTCTCTAATACCTTCGTAACCAAGATTGTTCCCTCTTCATCTTTATTACGTCTCACCAGGTCCAAATCTCtctgttttctttctctctttttggCATGCTTTTATATTTTCCGTTCTCCATTTTTTGTCCCAAGTAACTCTTCATAAGCCTTGGATCGCTTCACTCACAACTTTCCTCATCTCATTTCTAGCCTTCTGATAAAATCCCAATTTTCATAAAATCCCAATTTTCAGCGCTGTTaccaaaaacaataaaaattaaggaGGGAACGATAAAAAAAGTGATATTTTAAGGAGTAAATATATGTAAGCCTTTATGTTTTGATGCGAAGGCACAGACTTATGTTCAACTCATGAATCATTTAAATTTGTGTTTGTGAGTGTGTGAGTGCGTGCGTGTACGAGAGCTTTTAAAGTGTAGTGTGTGCAGAAAGGACAGGACGGGGAGAGGGAGCATATCCAGATAGACTTAGACATGAACATGACTACTAAATCAGGAATCCAAACACCCAGGACACTTAAATTGCATTTGGAGAAGAGATGTATATTTGAACTTTTCTTGTTCTCAGCAGCAGTGAGCATGCCCCCTTCTCAAACCTAACAAAGCACTACTATAGACTAGCATGCCCTAGAAGCATCCAACTTGTCATGTTTTCATCATGTTCGATCTGTGAAACATTTTATGGACTAATCAGAGAGGCATGCTTGTGCAACGTAATTTTAACTTAGTATTTGTTGAAGCCCTACAAGCTTTATGTATGTACTCTAAGTCTAAACATGTGACGAACTTAAGAAAGTCAACCATCACTCTGCTAGGTCAGATAAAGGAGTGCTTTTCCTGTCTCCATAAAATGCATTCTGTATATATTATCCGTGCCATGATATCTACTTTGAGTATGTTCCCTCACTCTCCTTGAATTTTTCCCCCTCATATTAAAATTTTACAATATCCTTTTATCAGAATTATATATAGGATACATAGTGTAGTTGATTCTATGATTGTTCTTTGCATAGCTTCCCCTCCTCCCTGAAAAATTAAAGTATATTAATTTCTCATTTACCAATGCAGCATTGAAGTTCTAGCAGTGTTCAAGAGGGGCCCTCAGAAAAAGAAACCAGTAAAGAAAAAGCACTTGCAAGGAGCTGCTAGACATTAATTAGCACATGCTTAAATGCCAGGGATTTCATTAACAACTGAGAATGAGCGCTTGTATTTTTGCACGGAAGAAAAGAATTGGATAAATGTTGTAGTAGTCTTAAGTGGAAGGAGTTGTCCATTTGTGTGCGTGTTGTTTGGAGGAGGGGTGTTTTGTACTAGTAAAAAGGGAAACTTATTTCATCATTTGATGAATTTTGTGTAGAAGGAATTTAATGTATATAGTTTTCAATCAAATTTGAAGCTTATACATCTTCATGCTTTTAATTCAAGTAAAACAAAACTGAGTAATAACTtctcatgaaataaaaaaaccaaTTTGTGCCAAGAGAGCTGCTGGCCATTCAATGACTAGGAAAGCTTCAGTTCCTCTTTTCTCTGTTCTTATGTTTTGCCAGGTGAGGAAAGACTGTCAGAATGTTGTAGGGCAGTAGATCCTGTCTGGTCAAGATCCCAATTACAGGGGATACCTATTAAGAGATCAGATCACATCATTAGGTTACTTATATATGgaaatttatataatttaagatcagccatgaattttattttgctcCTGAGATTCTACTAGAAAAATACTGACATATCTAATTCATGTTTGAATAGTTTCAATACTAACCCCAGATGCCTGATACTTGGGTACCACAAGCAGATGGCGAAGTCCAACTTGCCTGAAGAGGATCATTGCCTTTGCTACTGATACGCTCTCTAGCACTGTAAAGGGAGTTGTATTAGTGAGAGGCTGTAGATCAACAAACATCTCCATTTCCTCCCTTGTTATAGCCACCTCTTCCATATTCCCTCTCTCAGCCAGCTCTACCGAGGTAAATTTCTCTCTTACTTCCCATTCCTCTGTTCTCCTTCTCTCTTTCAAGAACCACTTCTTTTTTAATGCTTGGATAAGGTGTGCTCTTAGAATTAGTCCATGCAGTTCTGTTGCCTCATTGGCCTGTCCTACCGGTGGTACTACCCCATCATCCATAACAGGGAAACCGTTATGGGTGGTGTTTTTCAAGGCATCTACTATATTGGCTACCTTTTCTACTCCATGGAGGGAAATCACTGCTGGCTTGACATCAACAAGATCACCTACAGTGAGATTTCTCATCCATGGTTCAGGATTTGCATCCATGAAAGGAAGGCCTTTCAAGTGCAGTATAATCTCATAGATGCTTGGATTGAAACAGTCTCCGACAGTTTTGGCTATTAGGAGAACCATCATTGTTATTGGTAGCAGGAGAAGATTGCTGGTGAGTTCAAGGAAGATCACACATAAGGATACAGTCATCCTCATGGAACCAGCCATGAGGGAGGCTGCACCAAGTACTGCAAACAACCCTTGATCATTTTTTGTGTAAGGTTCCATGAAGATGCCGATAAGGCGGCCATAACCTGAGCCCATAAGGATGATTGGGAGGAACAGTCCGGACGGCACGGCAATTCCAAAAGTAAAGAGTCCCAATATGCAATAGAGTGCAAAGAAAATTAGGAGGGAGAAGGGTTGATATTCTTGAGAAGTGTTTGTTGAGAATATGTTTCGAACAGCATCGTCATTAGTTGTAAGCAGAAGGGTGGCAAGATCGTTGTAGTGGCCAGGTGGGCAGTTGAATTGTTTGAAATTTCCAGACCTTCCATTGGTGGGGCAGACAGACTCTGAATCTGGAGGCAGTGAGCCACAAGGGGTACATTTTGCTAGGAATGGGAGACCATATTGACACACTGATGTGAAGAGTGCAACTGCAAGACTGAGGAGGAGTTTGTGCATTCTTCCTTTCCTGCAAAAATTAAAGGTAGGTAGATACTATCTCAGGAATCATGTCATAGATATCATCAATTTTAATTGTATCACTTGGCCTGCTTTATTAGAGTGCGAACCCCCAATATACTTTGGGGTAAAATGCTTTGTGTTTAAAGGGTGTTTAGATAAATAACTgaattaagcacttatgacaATAAGCGCTTATCACATAAGTACTTATTCATAAGATAGCTTGTGTAATTCAttgaaataaaatcaaaatatctaaCAGGTAGGCATAAACACGTATTTATATGCTAATATGagcagcttatgaaaataagctcgaAACAACTAATAAGTAGGTCACAACCTATTTTCATAAGCTTACACAAACACATGCATAAGCTCTTATGGTATAGCCGTatagataaactcaaataagctaACTCGGCCTTAGTTTCATTAGATGCCATAGTTGTTTGGCCTTGAGCAGTTGAGCACTCATGTTTGTACCCTCAAGGACAGTGACTGGCACAATTTTAGTCTTCATTGGGTAATGGGTTAATGTTGTGTGGTCAGTGTAGAACATGAAGTCTTgtgattttctatatttttatgagTAACTATGTGACCTTAAACTTTCATGATATGCAACGTGTTTTGAGACTAAGGGTGGTCATTACTTACTGATTGATGAGATTGTAGAGTCTGAGGATCTTGTGTAGAAGATGATTGTAAAGGCTTCCCAATATCCCACCTACGATTCCAATGACTACAACTGGGATGATATCAATAGGATGGTACCTAACAGTGACATTGCTCACATCAAACATGATCAACCCTCCTGACCCAAAAAGGCCACATTTCCCAGAGTTGCAGATTTCAATGAAGGCCCtgagcaccaccaccacaacagcTGTGCAGAAGAAAGTTCTCCATAGGAGTGCACTCCTCCACCATGTTGCCACCTCTTCAAGGGCAAAGAGAACTCCACCCACAGGTGCGCGAAACGCTGCACAAACTCCTGCAGATGCACCGCAGGTAATAAGATCCCGGCGATCGCGATCGTTGTTGAAGTATCGGAGCCAGCGCCATTTGATCTTGTAATTGTCAGGGCCTCCCTGGCCTAGTAAGGAAGCAATGCAGCTTCCTATGTGTACCAAGGGTCCTTCTTTCCCCAGATCTAAGCCTGCAGCGACGGCTCCAATGCTTCCAATTATCTACAATAACAAATGCATGAGATGTGGTGTGAACAAGAATTGGCAATTTGCTGGTAAAAACATGAATGACCAAATGGAGATGTGACGTGAATAGTTATTATAACATCTTTGGATTAACTCTCTGAATCAATTATGACACCCAGAAGTCACTCATGTAAActtctcataattgattttaccTTTAGAATTAATTGTAGAAAGACTTCCGAAGTAATTTTTACCAGTTACAAGAAACTTGATCAGTCACTTTTGTAATTTGTGGTGTTCTATACATTTTCTGCCTGATAGTATTGACACCCCATGATTATTTTCTTgattttgattcattcacacctcATTTGCTCTACGATCTCATTTCCACTATATTTCTCTAACTATTTCTCACTTCTATTCCTATCACATTACTAATCATATCtttcatttctctctttttccttATATCTCTAGGTGTCTGTGTTTTATATGTAAACATAACTTTATTCTTGTTTACCACTCATTGGACAAGTTGCTGAGTATTAAATGATTGAAACCAACAACACACTATCCATCCCTGTGAGCTTTCCCTTTGATTTTTTGGGTCCACTTGTCAAGCTGTGCTACTCGTAGTCGTGCCATAATTTTATCAATTACATATGTATTATTTCATGAAATCAGTGCCACAATCAGTAAAATTGTCACCAAGCTTATATggatataaaaatagaaaagaaatgaATGGAAAAATATAGGATCGGAGAAACTATCAATTTTTTGCATCTTTAGTACACAAAACAAGGAAACAAATATGCCAAAGGAAAACTAAACCATTGCGTTGAATGAATTATACCCTTTGGTGTGAGTTAATCAGAAGGAAAGAGTTGAAGCAGGGTAGAAGATAACATAACATTCTTACCTTGACTATTAACGTTGTAGCACCAAACATGTTGGGAGTATCAATGCCATTAAGATAAGCTTTGATTTCAGGTATTCCCGGTCCAGCTGCTGTGGgtgcaaaacacacacacagaACAGCAGCAATCAATGTTAAGAACAAATTAACGCCCGTGAAATATAGGAAACCCGCCAAGTACCTGCATATTAATGTTGTCACACAGTAGTTGCATTGTTGAGGAAGCTGAATTGattgaaacaaaaaagaaagaaagcaaatagatagatagaaatgAGGAAGATTAGAAAGATTGTTCCAGGGTTGTTCTGGATCTGACCTTTCTGTGTGGATGTATCTAAGAACAGCCAGAAGCTTGTATCCTGCAATGTTCTCAACAGCAAGATTGATGAGGGTGGCTATAATACCAGTGAGAAGTCCAACAAGAAGTGCCAGGGTCCATTTCAAGAATATGTACTGCAATACTTCAACTCTTGATCTGCTTCTCCAATTATGCTTGAACAGATCATTCTCATTTATCCTACAAATaagtttggatcaacttctcatatctcagaattgattctgacacCCTCTGAAGCTGCTCATAGAACTTTCATCCTAAAGTTGATTatgactttaaaatcaattgtagaagaattttgAAACGTGCACTTACTCATAGTCCAAGCTTTCTATATAGGAAACTTTTGCTCCGACCAGAGCAAGTGGATTGGAAGACAGTGTCCGATTCCTCTTGATGAGTAGAGGCTgatttagtggattgccttctgGGTCtattacttcttcttcttctctttcaacAACTTCTTCCATTTTGTTATGGATTGTTAAGCTTTCTTCTCCCATCGGATAAACAACACACAAGTTGTTGAGAACTTATAAGGCTCTCTGAAGTTGGTGAATTTTCTGTTGGTTTTGGATGAGCACAAACTCAACAAGTGAGACACCTCAACTATGAGAAAGTGGAGACCGCATCTATTATCTTCTTTAATGTCTACATGTTCGTTTGTAATTTGTCATGCCAATTATTTATTCAACTGATGAAAACTTGACAACTGACAACTGTTTTATGTAAATGGCTTCCATCCCTTTTTGGGATCACTCATATTCACAAGCCACATCCACATGGTGAATATAAAATTCATGTTATAATACACACTTGGAGATGAGATTAAGGGATAATAATGTTGATAGACATACGGACTCCCGGGACTCCCGCTACATACTTTGTTTTGTGGTAGTTTCTGATTGCCACAAATCTgcagagtttaaaaaaaaaatgatcaacACGGCTTTTGGGAGCTATGGTTACCGTTAAAAAGTTGAGAATTTTATTAGTGgtctaaatatttatttttatatttcgtATTTAGTGGCGGTCGAAACTGTTGCCAAACACGTAAATGTCGAGATCTATGTATCATTACTGTGATATAATTGGAGATGAGAAGTTTTTTATTATTGGGTTACATCTCTAGATGTAtgtgtatgaaaaaaaaaaatttaggctATTCACTTTAGCACTAACGCTAAAAGATCCATATTTTGTGTCTTTAAATGATGTCTCAATTTTATGTTACATAAATGAGATCGTATCATGTCAAATATAAAAGACATGAGCGGAGCTACTAAGGCAAAAAAATTGAGACATCATTTGAGTATGAGTAATGAAATATTTCAATTACTAGTATCAGGAGATTAGTCTTCGCCTATGGAggttaaaaaattatgaaaatttgtCTTTTCTTGTTAACTCATACGAGCAGCTCCTAGCAtaagtttatttaaattttggttTAAAAATATATGTAACACAAACATATCGTCAAACAACTTATTATTTGTTAATGAAGCAGTTTCCTTACTTTTCTGCTGTTCCTTTTAATAGTCCAGGATTCTTGGCTCATAATGATCAGGGCCACAAAATATAGTAAATGCGATTATTCTTTGTCATGAACGGATATAGGTTACCTGCTTATGTTCAAATCTTTATGTGTgatgattattattattaatgtaaTATTATAGTATTGCATAATATTACTATATATTGAATAATTAAACTTATGTGTGCATCTTCCAAGTTGTCATGTGATTTGTAAATGTGATGGATACATGGATGGCGATGCTTTACTTATCTTTAGCCTTAAGTTTTTGCTTGTTTGCGAAGGATTCCACTCCCAttttcaaactaaaacaaaTTGAGGATCATATCATAATTTTCTATTATCATATTGTGATTTACTGTTACTGTCAATGTTTAAAGCTttaagttttctttctttcttactttttcACCA
This is a stretch of genomic DNA from Lotus japonicus ecotype B-129 chromosome 1, LjGifu_v1.2. It encodes these proteins:
- the LOC130729693 gene encoding uncharacterized protein LOC130729693 isoform X2 translates to MTFRLISAPPSFPLFTCHATSTSTSATTTARPLPPPPQISPATLTPITPQPPPPTCALHCSHFQSCSGCTHEFNLHRPVVLEEATEFFNRYGVEDFTFDTCKLWGWRCRAKLAVRGSSTNPLIGLYEEGTHNVIDIPECKAHHPNINATVELLRRGITELDIEPYLEDEGTGDLRYVQMAVTTYNTSLPAPERYKNGKVQVTLVWNSRSEQSPGVDKMNALANFLWKNGGPRSRLHLIHSVWANFQTSSNNIIFGNRWRHLIGERDFWEHVGGIDVSLAPSSFGQANTRAFDALLRKLQKYVPHESSVADLYAGAGVIGLSLAATRKCRSIKCIEINKESKASFEKTIARLPSTVNSSISWHHADASKEPLLWLVGSDVVVIDPPRKGLDVSLIDALKDISSIERKVLSSPERSNSVQEEKRPWVLRAKEASVHIGSKPALVNDPQSVPKTLIYISCGWESFKEDCKSLLSSKAWHLEKAHGFNFFPGTQSFVHLNLYMVI
- the LOC130729693 gene encoding uncharacterized protein LOC130729693 isoform X1, whose protein sequence is MTFRLISAPPSFPLFTCHATSTSTSATTTARPLPPPPQISPATLTPITPQPPPPTCALHCSHFQSCSGCTHEFNLHRPVVLEEATEFFNRYGVEDFTFDTCKLWGWRCRAKLAVRGSSTNPLIGLYEEGTHNVIDIPECKAHHPNINATVELLRRGITELDIEPYLEDEGTGDLRYVQMAVTTYNTSLPAPERYKNGKVQVTLVWNSRSEQSPGVDKMNALANFLWKNGGPRSRLHLIHSVWANFQTSSNNIIFGNRWRHLIGERDFWEHVGGIDVSLAPSSFGQANTRAFDALLRKLQKYVPHESSVADLYAGAGVIGLSLAATRKCRSIKCIEINKESKASFEKTIARLPSTVNSSISWHHADASKEPLLWLVGSDVVVIDPPRKGLDVSLIDALKDISSIERKVLSSPERSNSVQEEKRPWVLRAKEASVHIGSKPALVNDPQSVPKTLIYISCGWESFKEDCKSLLSSKAWHLEKAHGFNFFPGTQSIEVLAVFKRGPQKKKPVKKKHLQGAARH
- the LOC130729693 gene encoding uncharacterized protein LOC130729693 isoform X3; protein product: MTFRLISAPPSFPLFTCHATSTSTSATTTARPLPPPPQISPATLTPITPQPPPPTCALHCSHFQSCSGCTHEFNLHRPVVLEEATEFFNRYGVEDFTFDTCKLWGWRCRAKLAVRGSSTNPLIGLYEEGTHNVIDIPECKAHHPNINATVELLRRGITELDIEPYLEDEGTGDLRYVQMAVTTYNTSLPAPERYKNGKVQVTLVWNSRSEQSPGVDKMNALANIIFGNRWRHLIGERDFWEHVGGIDVSLAPSSFGQANTRAFDALLRKLQKYVPHESSVADLYAGAGVIGLSLAATRKCRSIKCIEINKESKASFEKTIARLPSTVNSSISWHHADASKEPLLWLVGSDVVVIDPPRKGLDVSLIDALKDISSIERKVLSSPERSNSVQEEKRPWVLRAKEASVHIGSKPALVNDPQSVPKTLIYISCGWESFKEDCKSLLSSKAWHLEKAHGFNFFPGTQSIEVLAVFKRGPQKKKPVKKKHLQGAARH
- the LOC130729692 gene encoding chloride channel protein CLC-a, which encodes MGEESLTIHNKMEEVVEREEEEVIDPEGNPLNQPLLIKRNRTLSSNPLALVGAKVSYIESLDYEINENDLFKHNWRSRSRVEVLQYIFLKWTLALLVGLLTGIIATLINLAVENIAGYKLLAVLRYIHTERYLAGFLYFTGVNLFLTLIAAVLCVCFAPTAAGPGIPEIKAYLNGIDTPNMFGATTLIVKIIGSIGAVAAGLDLGKEGPLVHIGSCIASLLGQGGPDNYKIKWRWLRYFNNDRDRRDLITCGASAGVCAAFRAPVGGVLFALEEVATWWRSALLWRTFFCTAVVVVVLRAFIEICNSGKCGLFGSGGLIMFDVSNVTVRYHPIDIIPVVVIGIVGGILGSLYNHLLHKILRLYNLINQKGRMHKLLLSLAVALFTSVCQYGLPFLAKCTPCGSLPPDSESVCPTNGRSGNFKQFNCPPGHYNDLATLLLTTNDDAVRNIFSTNTSQEYQPFSLLIFFALYCILGLFTFGIAVPSGLFLPIILMGSGYGRLIGIFMEPYTKNDQGLFAVLGAASLMAGSMRMTVSLCVIFLELTSNLLLLPITMMVLLIAKTVGDCFNPSIYEIILHLKGLPFMDANPEPWMRNLTVGDLVDVKPAVISLHGVEKVANIVDALKNTTHNGFPVMDDGVVPPVGQANEATELHGLILRAHLIQALKKKWFLKERRRTEEWEVREKFTSVELAERGNMEEVAITREEMEMFVDLQPLTNTTPFTVLESVSVAKAMILFRQVGLRHLLVVPKYQASGVSPVIGILTRQDLLPYNILTVFPHLAKHKNREKRN